One Endozoicomonas gorgoniicola DNA window includes the following coding sequences:
- a CDS encoding esterase-like activity of phytase family protein, protein MRKIIWLLPLLLLLQTHIVSAASQNNPLQNPLQNKYTYRGTVLLGHSKDQPVLGISSIRYDQKSDQFIIVSDDTGVVPNLYEEPGKPRFYTLSGQAVLNALKASTQEQAAPALDSSFIDEIHLTVDPDESQWSSRKNWIQDGHIDTEGLALFKDSTDLLIASEQGATYPVKTFRMKQFWDVHNSLRVPDVDVAASLLRVDRDFGTLVQRYYFPSHYNAPLLRSTLSYIFPQFAMKAYDWVTSENIGLQRNRGIESIDFIPGTNEVIAITEMPLRQDIAPWKAAFPAGKNTPPTPPPCRIIHLSLDEFRDDSQFYPIVKKELLYGVERMPAKYTQNTTATIKTGVSDLLALSASELLVIERTRITFSPQDQAARKRFEPEKPVSVMEIFKVDLDLEKQYHVTGQARLTPEMMGTKRVVNKTLLFSTLRATEKGVFDNMNIEGITKGPEIDGKKTIVLVNDNDAGKGDITKLIFLTVNQ, encoded by the coding sequence ATGAGAAAAATAATCTGGCTTTTGCCTCTACTCCTTCTGTTGCAGACTCATATCGTCAGCGCTGCCTCTCAGAACAACCCTCTGCAAAACCCCCTGCAAAACAAGTACACATACAGAGGAACCGTCTTACTGGGTCATTCGAAAGATCAGCCCGTTCTCGGCATATCTTCCATTCGTTATGACCAGAAGTCAGACCAGTTCATCATCGTGTCTGATGACACCGGAGTTGTTCCTAACCTGTATGAAGAACCTGGTAAGCCTCGTTTCTATACACTCTCAGGTCAGGCGGTCCTCAATGCCCTTAAAGCATCGACTCAGGAACAGGCAGCACCTGCACTGGATTCAAGCTTTATAGATGAAATTCATTTAACGGTTGACCCTGATGAGTCTCAATGGAGCAGTCGTAAAAACTGGATTCAGGACGGGCATATTGATACCGAGGGGCTGGCTTTGTTTAAGGACAGCACAGACCTTCTGATCGCTTCTGAACAGGGCGCTACATACCCGGTCAAAACCTTCAGAATGAAACAGTTCTGGGACGTCCACAACTCACTCCGGGTTCCAGACGTCGACGTAGCAGCTTCACTACTCAGGGTTGACCGGGACTTCGGAACACTGGTGCAGCGGTACTATTTTCCTTCTCACTACAACGCCCCCTTACTCAGATCAACCCTGAGTTATATATTCCCTCAATTTGCCATGAAAGCTTATGACTGGGTAACAAGCGAGAATATCGGCTTGCAGAGGAACCGGGGAATAGAAAGTATCGATTTTATCCCCGGCACCAACGAAGTCATCGCTATCACGGAAATGCCTTTGCGTCAGGACATAGCTCCCTGGAAAGCCGCATTCCCCGCAGGCAAAAACACTCCCCCGACACCTCCCCCCTGCCGAATCATTCATCTGTCACTGGATGAATTCCGCGATGATTCCCAGTTCTATCCGATTGTAAAAAAGGAACTTCTGTATGGCGTTGAACGAATGCCAGCGAAATACACTCAGAATACAACCGCCACCATAAAAACAGGGGTTTCGGATCTTCTCGCTTTAAGTGCTTCAGAATTGCTGGTTATTGAAAGAACCCGGATTACTTTTTCTCCACAGGATCAGGCTGCCCGAAAAAGGTTTGAACCTGAAAAGCCTGTCTCGGTTATGGAAATTTTCAAGGTCGATCTGGATCTGGAAAAACAATATCATGTGACAGGGCAGGCCAGGCTGACACCTGAAATGATGGGTACAAAACGAGTAGTAAACAAAACCCTGCTATTCAGTACATTGCGAGCCACTGAAAAGGGTGTATTCGATAACATGAATATTGAAGGCATTACTAAAGGCCCTGAAATAGATGGGAAAAAAACCATTGTTCTTGTTAACGACAATGACGCCGGAAAAGGTGACATCACCAAACTCATTTTTCTGACCGTTAACCAATAA
- the pilB gene encoding type IV-A pilus assembly ATPase PilB: MADTPLNGLAVRLVVNQLVDEDAVRSAQAKAEQSGKTLSWQLIEDKQITYQQLALVTAEEFGIPVLDLTAFDPENVPKELVNEKLVRKHKVMPLIKRGTRLFVAVVNPADHQAIDEIRFNTGLATEPVLVEENKIEAFIDRVLEGGDNSLSDFDDEEFENLDDLEVSAVEEAGEDYGGPAEDDAPVVKFVNKMLLSAIKGGASDLHFEPYEKSYRVRFRTDGVLHEVAKPPATLSPRIASRLKIMSAMDISERRKPQDGRIKMKLSKSKSIDFRVNTLPTLWGEKIVLRILDPSSAKMGIDALGYEEEQKAMYLEALEQPQGMILVTGPTGSGKTVSLYTGLNILNTPERNISTSEDPVEINLEGINQVNVNPKQGMDFSQALRAFLRQDPDIIMVGEIRDLETANIAIKAAQTGHMVMSTLHTNSAPETLTRLQNMGVPSFNIATSVSLIIAQRLARRLCTNCKVEVDIPKETLLEEGFTEEQAAEAVIYGPKGCDQCSKGYKGRVGIYEVVKITPSMQQVIMEEGNSLEIAEVAKKEGFNNLRQSGLLKALQGVTSLEEVNRVTLD; the protein is encoded by the coding sequence ATGGCAGACACTCCCCTGAACGGCCTGGCCGTACGTCTGGTGGTCAATCAGCTGGTTGATGAAGATGCCGTTCGGTCTGCTCAGGCAAAAGCTGAACAGTCCGGCAAAACCTTGTCCTGGCAACTGATTGAAGATAAGCAGATTACCTATCAACAGCTGGCACTGGTGACCGCTGAAGAGTTTGGCATCCCGGTTCTGGACCTTACCGCTTTCGATCCTGAAAATGTCCCGAAAGAACTCGTCAATGAAAAGCTTGTTCGCAAGCACAAGGTGATGCCTTTAATCAAACGCGGAACCCGTCTGTTTGTTGCCGTCGTCAATCCTGCTGATCATCAGGCCATTGACGAAATTCGCTTCAACACAGGCCTTGCTACCGAACCTGTTCTGGTTGAAGAAAACAAAATAGAAGCTTTTATTGACCGGGTTTTAGAAGGTGGCGATAACTCGCTCAGTGATTTTGATGATGAAGAGTTTGAGAACCTTGATGATCTGGAAGTCAGTGCCGTAGAAGAAGCAGGCGAAGATTATGGAGGCCCTGCAGAAGACGATGCGCCGGTAGTAAAATTTGTTAACAAAATGCTGCTCAGCGCTATTAAGGGAGGCGCTTCCGACCTGCACTTCGAGCCTTACGAAAAAAGTTACCGGGTGCGTTTCAGGACAGACGGTGTTCTGCACGAAGTCGCCAAGCCGCCAGCCACTCTGTCTCCAAGAATTGCCTCCCGACTGAAAATCATGTCGGCCATGGACATTTCTGAGCGCCGCAAGCCTCAGGATGGTCGGATAAAAATGAAACTGTCGAAAAGCAAGTCTATTGATTTCCGGGTCAACACTCTGCCAACCCTCTGGGGAGAGAAGATCGTACTGCGTATTCTGGATCCATCCAGTGCCAAGATGGGGATAGACGCTCTTGGTTACGAAGAAGAACAGAAAGCCATGTACCTTGAAGCCCTGGAGCAACCACAGGGCATGATTCTGGTCACAGGCCCTACCGGATCAGGAAAAACTGTATCGCTTTATACCGGCCTGAATATTTTGAATACCCCGGAACGCAATATATCTACATCTGAAGATCCTGTGGAAATCAACCTGGAAGGCATCAACCAGGTCAACGTAAACCCCAAGCAGGGCATGGATTTTTCTCAGGCGTTAAGGGCATTCCTACGACAGGACCCTGACATTATCATGGTGGGTGAGATCCGGGATCTGGAAACCGCAAACATCGCTATCAAGGCAGCCCAGACAGGCCACATGGTGATGTCAACGCTGCACACCAACAGTGCGCCGGAAACCCTGACCCGCTTGCAGAATATGGGAGTGCCGTCGTTCAACATCGCAACCTCGGTCAGCCTTATCATCGCACAGCGCCTGGCAAGGCGCCTCTGCACCAACTGCAAAGTGGAAGTCGACATTCCCAAAGAGACACTGCTGGAAGAAGGTTTTACCGAAGAGCAGGCCGCTGAGGCTGTTATTTATGGCCCCAAGGGCTGCGATCAGTGCAGTAAAGGCTATAAAGGCCGGGTGGGTATTTATGAAGTAGTGAAGATTACGCCATCCATGCAACAGGTTATTATGGAAGAAGGCAACTCGCTGGAAATTGCAGAAGTGGCCAAAAAAGAAGGTTTTAACAATCTCCGGCAGTCCGGTTTGCTCAAAGCACTCCAGGGAGTCACCAGCCTGGAAGAAGTTAACCGGGTAACGCTGGATTAA
- a CDS encoding MliC family protein: MSVVSLRRSGVLAACLIMTGCATSTAVNNQPGQRLPVISKEGSAFYYQCDKGFGFPAHGTENTITVDLKDGSHTLKQNLVASGFHYSLGKISLQGKGDMAYFNDGSQRYKCQIDRRKSLWEDARYRGADFIAMGNEPGWKLELSRKGDMLYVGDYGTVSFRIATPKSSHADKSPLIFAASDAEHSLWLSIEDQPCVDTMKGDRFDVSVSLVVDGRPLTGCGMILNPLYP, from the coding sequence ATGAGTGTTGTGTCTCTGAGACGGTCAGGGGTTCTGGCAGCCTGCCTGATAATGACAGGTTGCGCTACGTCAACAGCCGTTAATAATCAACCCGGTCAGCGCCTGCCGGTGATCAGCAAGGAGGGGTCTGCTTTTTATTATCAGTGTGATAAAGGTTTTGGCTTTCCCGCTCATGGAACGGAAAATACGATCACCGTTGATTTAAAAGACGGTTCTCACACATTAAAGCAGAATCTGGTGGCGTCAGGTTTTCATTACAGCCTTGGAAAAATAAGCCTGCAGGGAAAAGGAGATATGGCGTATTTTAACGATGGTTCCCAACGCTACAAATGCCAGATTGACCGCCGCAAAAGCCTTTGGGAAGACGCGCGTTACCGGGGGGCTGATTTCATTGCCATGGGGAACGAGCCAGGCTGGAAACTGGAACTGAGCCGCAAGGGTGACATGTTGTACGTTGGTGACTACGGCACAGTATCGTTCCGAATTGCGACTCCGAAATCGAGCCACGCCGATAAAAGCCCCCTGATATTTGCCGCCAGTGATGCAGAACACAGTCTCTGGCTGTCGATAGAAGACCAGCCTTGTGTTGATACCATGAAAGGTGATCGCTTTGACGTGAGTGTCAGTCTGGTTGTGGACGGAAGACCTTTGACAGGGTGTGGAATGATCCTGAATCCTCTCTATCCATAA
- a CDS encoding energy transducer TonB, with product MLLYNDLWWKKPASASLASSHQTISLRLIHRSAQKDVSFQTTHPASKQPASKRPEQPETPSTPPQREERPSLKPVTTQQPAHTPRVQKAADQPETERRTVSTEAAPTTESPEISGADAYSSPLSSQASQTSDFEQWLATLQSVINQNKTYPYQAQRRNLSGSVEVMLEVNPDGSLMKAEIIRGRKVFHNSTLRAIRNAFPASRTHKDAPVIVHLTVHYQLR from the coding sequence GTGCTTCTGTACAATGACCTATGGTGGAAAAAACCAGCCTCAGCCAGTCTGGCTTCAAGTCACCAAACCATCAGCCTGAGACTGATCCATCGCTCTGCTCAGAAAGACGTTTCGTTTCAAACAACGCATCCTGCTTCCAAACAACCTGCTTCCAAACGACCTGAGCAACCAGAGACACCTTCTACCCCTCCTCAACGAGAAGAGCGACCATCGCTGAAGCCCGTAACAACTCAACAGCCTGCTCATACTCCCCGGGTTCAAAAAGCAGCAGACCAACCTGAAACAGAACGACGCACAGTTTCTACAGAGGCTGCCCCCACCACAGAGTCGCCCGAAATCTCCGGGGCAGACGCTTACTCGTCACCGCTATCCAGTCAGGCCAGCCAGACCAGTGACTTTGAACAGTGGCTGGCAACGCTGCAGTCCGTTATTAACCAGAACAAAACCTACCCCTACCAGGCTCAACGTCGAAACCTGTCAGGAAGCGTTGAGGTCATGCTGGAAGTTAATCCGGATGGTTCGCTGATGAAAGCTGAGATTATCCGTGGCAGAAAAGTGTTTCACAACAGCACGCTCAGAGCCATTCGAAATGCTTTTCCTGCATCACGGACTCACAAAGACGCCCCTGTCATTGTTCATCTGACTGTCCATTACCAGCTCAGATAG